Proteins from a genomic interval of Rhodococcoides fascians A25f:
- a CDS encoding aldo/keto reductase, with amino-acid sequence MNRTQLGKSGPTVSRIGLGAMGMSGAYGESNDRESIRTIHAAVDAGVDLVDTGDFYGAGHNEMLIGRALKERNRDDVVLSVKFGALRGPDGGWLGFDGRPESVKSSLGYTLQRLGVDHVDVYRPARLDPRVPIEDTVGAIAEMIEAGYVRHIGLSEIGSETLRRAAAVHPISDLQIEYSIVSRGIEADILDTARGLGVGITAYGVLSRGLLSNTFRAHKPLSADDFRAHSPRFQGENLTRNVELVELLAEIADDRSITVAQLAIAWVMSRGDDIVPVIGARSVERLMETIAAEDISLSPDEVARIETAVPTDAVAGTRYAESQMAQLDSEV; translated from the coding sequence ATGAACAGAACACAACTGGGAAAGTCCGGACCCACCGTCTCGCGTATCGGCCTCGGCGCGATGGGGATGTCCGGTGCGTACGGCGAATCGAACGACCGGGAATCGATCCGCACCATCCATGCCGCTGTCGACGCAGGCGTCGACCTTGTCGACACCGGTGACTTCTACGGTGCCGGTCACAACGAGATGCTGATCGGAAGGGCACTGAAAGAGCGCAACCGAGACGACGTCGTGCTGTCGGTGAAATTCGGAGCTCTGCGCGGGCCCGACGGTGGATGGCTCGGCTTCGACGGCCGACCGGAGAGCGTCAAGAGTTCGCTCGGCTACACGTTGCAGCGGCTGGGTGTGGATCACGTCGACGTCTACCGGCCGGCTCGACTCGATCCACGGGTGCCGATCGAGGACACCGTCGGTGCCATTGCCGAGATGATCGAGGCGGGCTACGTCCGCCACATCGGTCTGTCCGAGATCGGTAGCGAAACACTGCGGCGAGCGGCAGCGGTGCACCCGATCAGCGATCTCCAGATCGAATACTCCATCGTCTCGCGCGGTATCGAGGCAGACATCCTCGATACCGCGCGTGGACTCGGCGTCGGAATCACGGCGTACGGCGTGCTCTCACGTGGTTTGCTCAGCAACACGTTTCGAGCTCACAAGCCACTGTCCGCCGACGATTTCCGGGCGCACAGCCCGCGATTTCAGGGGGAGAACCTCACCCGGAACGTCGAGTTGGTGGAACTACTCGCCGAGATCGCCGACGACCGCAGCATCACCGTCGCGCAGTTGGCCATCGCCTGGGTCATGTCTCGTGGTGACGACATCGTCCCGGTGATCGGTGCCCGCTCGGTCGAGCGGTTGATGGAAACCATTGCTGCTGAGGATATCTCGTTGAGCCCCGATGAGGTGGCCCGAATCGAGACGGCCGTGCCGACGGATGCAGTTGCCGGCACCCGCTACGCAGAGTCTCAGATGGCGCAACTCGACAGCGAGGTCTGA
- the egtC gene encoding ergothioneine biosynthesis protein EgtC encodes MCRHLGYLGPRTSVGGVLTDGEHSLRVQSYAPNDMRGGGTINADGFGVAWWQDGSVRSYRNPMPIWTDSAVDDVLPQLHSTSVIAAVRSATVGMPVERSACAPFTDGRWAFSHNGVVRGWPHSLTDLWSEVPAVDALTLPAPTDAAAVWIVLRQLLDTLAPPAALAALVRRIEARAPGSRLNFLLGDGENMYATAVHHALSVRRSDDAVTIASEPTDDSSDWTHIDDRSLVVATASEFTVSRLDEEEHT; translated from the coding sequence ATGTGCCGTCACCTGGGGTATCTCGGCCCCCGCACGTCCGTCGGGGGAGTGCTCACCGACGGTGAACACAGTTTACGTGTGCAGTCGTACGCCCCGAACGACATGCGCGGCGGGGGCACAATCAACGCCGACGGGTTCGGCGTGGCCTGGTGGCAGGACGGTTCGGTGCGCAGCTACCGCAATCCGATGCCCATTTGGACCGACTCGGCGGTCGATGATGTTCTGCCGCAGCTCCATTCGACGTCGGTGATCGCCGCCGTACGATCGGCCACGGTAGGAATGCCGGTGGAACGGTCTGCCTGCGCGCCGTTCACCGACGGCCGTTGGGCGTTCAGTCACAACGGTGTGGTTCGCGGCTGGCCCCACTCGCTGACCGACCTGTGGTCCGAGGTGCCGGCCGTCGATGCACTCACGTTGCCTGCTCCGACCGACGCAGCCGCAGTCTGGATCGTGTTGCGGCAGTTACTCGACACTCTCGCCCCGCCGGCAGCCCTTGCCGCGTTGGTTCGGCGCATCGAAGCGCGCGCGCCCGGGTCCAGGCTCAACTTTCTGCTCGGCGATGGGGAGAACATGTACGCCACCGCAGTGCATCACGCATTGTCGGTGCGTCGTTCCGATGACGCCGTCACCATCGCATCCGAACCGACCGACGACAGTTCCGACTGGACGCACATCGACGACCGCAGTCTTGTCGTTGCCACGGCATCGGAGTTCACCGTTTCCCGTCTCGACGAAGAGGAGCACACATGA
- the egtB gene encoding ergothioneine biosynthesis protein EgtB — MSAEQLRNRIETVLTRSRARSAALTDCVDETELMAQHSPLMSPLVWDLAHIGSQEELWLVRDVGGRDPVRPDIDELYDAFKHSRSSRTSLPLLTPDEARVYVQTVRDKAWDVLDRSTFAGRPVEKHGFAFGMIAQHEQQHDETMLATHQLRSGPAVLAAPAPPSSAVQVAGEAIISGGSFSMGTSLDPWALDNERPAHPVHVPTFAMDRAPITNAQFVEFIEDGGYRRRDLWTEKGWQHRVEADLSAPQFWERDSDGTWWRSSFGVRRPVRPHQPVVHVCWFEADAYARWAGKRLPTEAEWEKAARFDAKTGTSRAYPWGDAEPTAAHTNLNQRHLEPADVGAYPDGVSADGVHQLIGDVWEWTSSDFEPYPGFEAFPYAEYSEVFLRGDYKVLRGGSFGTDEVACRGTFRNWDHPIRRQIFSGFRLARDVEPS; from the coding sequence GTGAGCGCCGAACAACTCAGGAACAGGATCGAAACGGTCCTCACACGCAGCCGCGCCCGTAGTGCAGCACTCACCGATTGCGTGGACGAAACCGAACTGATGGCGCAGCATTCGCCGTTGATGAGCCCGCTGGTCTGGGATCTCGCGCACATCGGGAGTCAGGAAGAACTCTGGCTGGTTCGCGACGTCGGTGGCCGTGACCCAGTGCGTCCCGATATCGACGAGCTGTACGACGCGTTCAAGCACTCGCGTTCTTCACGAACGTCGCTTCCGTTGCTCACTCCCGACGAGGCGCGCGTCTACGTGCAGACCGTTCGAGACAAGGCCTGGGACGTGCTCGACCGCAGCACATTTGCGGGCAGGCCGGTCGAGAAGCATGGATTCGCGTTCGGCATGATCGCGCAGCACGAGCAGCAACACGACGAGACCATGCTGGCGACGCATCAATTACGCTCGGGGCCCGCTGTTCTCGCCGCCCCTGCGCCGCCGTCGTCTGCGGTTCAGGTGGCGGGTGAGGCGATCATCTCCGGTGGGTCGTTCTCGATGGGCACCTCACTCGACCCGTGGGCGCTGGACAACGAACGTCCGGCCCACCCGGTACACGTGCCGACGTTCGCGATGGACCGCGCCCCGATCACCAACGCACAGTTCGTCGAGTTCATCGAGGACGGCGGATACCGACGCCGCGATCTGTGGACCGAGAAGGGGTGGCAGCACCGCGTCGAGGCCGATCTCAGCGCTCCGCAGTTCTGGGAGCGCGATTCCGACGGCACCTGGTGGCGTAGTAGCTTCGGGGTGCGCCGTCCGGTGCGTCCGCACCAACCCGTCGTTCACGTGTGCTGGTTCGAGGCCGACGCGTACGCCCGGTGGGCGGGCAAGCGCCTACCGACGGAGGCGGAGTGGGAGAAGGCCGCGCGCTTCGATGCCAAGACCGGTACCAGCCGTGCCTACCCGTGGGGCGACGCCGAACCCACGGCGGCGCATACCAATCTGAATCAGCGGCACCTCGAACCGGCGGACGTGGGCGCGTACCCGGACGGTGTGTCTGCCGACGGCGTGCACCAACTCATCGGTGACGTCTGGGAATGGACGTCGTCGGACTTCGAGCCGTACCCCGGATTCGAGGCGTTCCCCTACGCCGAATACTCCGAGGTGTTTCTGCGAGGCGATTACAAGGTGTTGCGCGGCGGCTCGTTCGGCACCGACGAGGTGGCGTGTCGAGGCACGTTCCGTAACTGGGACCACCCGATTCGCCGGCAGATCTTCAGCGGCTTCCGGCTGGCCCGCGACGTCGAGCCCAGCTGA
- a CDS encoding helix-turn-helix transcriptional regulator, protein MERDELADFLRRRRELLTPGDVGVAPGPRRRTPGLRRDEVALLAGMSTDYYTRLEQRRGPHPSTQILSALARALRLDDDERDHLFILAGQSPPTRMGADKHVGPGLMHLLTKLDDTPACVVTDLGEIVAHNAMYLALAEDPRRYTGLDKYVVWRWFTDPGTRRNFVREDWDRMGHKHVADLRAVSARRAGDPEVAVLVEGLRAASSEFETIWSEHRVAYKTSASKRFVHPELGVIAVHCETLVTQKEGQHLLVYSPQPGTDAREKLNLLGVIGTQQLDATLAE, encoded by the coding sequence GTGGAACGTGACGAACTGGCCGATTTTCTCCGACGACGTCGGGAACTTCTGACTCCCGGCGACGTAGGTGTTGCACCGGGACCGCGCCGCCGCACGCCCGGACTGCGTCGTGACGAGGTGGCACTGCTGGCCGGGATGTCCACCGACTACTACACCCGCCTCGAACAACGCCGCGGGCCGCATCCGTCGACTCAGATATTGAGTGCGCTGGCCCGCGCCCTGAGGTTGGACGACGACGAGCGAGACCATCTCTTCATCCTGGCCGGCCAATCACCGCCGACGCGGATGGGTGCGGACAAACACGTCGGCCCCGGCCTGATGCACCTGCTGACCAAGCTCGACGACACTCCCGCCTGCGTGGTGACAGACCTCGGTGAGATCGTGGCGCACAATGCGATGTACCTCGCGCTGGCCGAGGACCCGCGCAGGTACACCGGGCTCGACAAGTACGTGGTGTGGCGTTGGTTCACCGATCCCGGCACGCGCCGCAACTTCGTTCGCGAGGACTGGGATCGGATGGGCCACAAGCACGTCGCCGATCTTCGAGCAGTGTCGGCCAGGCGAGCAGGCGATCCTGAGGTCGCTGTACTGGTCGAGGGTCTACGCGCCGCCAGTTCCGAGTTCGAGACGATTTGGAGCGAGCACCGAGTCGCATACAAGACGTCGGCGTCCAAACGCTTCGTGCATCCCGAACTCGGCGTGATCGCCGTCCACTGCGAGACCCTCGTGACTCAGAAAGAGGGCCAACATCTCCTGGTCTATTCGCCGCAACCGGGAACCGATGCCCGCGAGAAATTGAATCTGCTCGGCGTCATCGGCACTCAGCAACTGGATGCGACTCTCGCCGAGTAG
- a CDS encoding DMT family transporter, whose translation MKANVDAVAGTALVVLWSSGFIGAELGTAQAPAHTLLAWRYVAAVVLLIAWCRYRRLTPTWHAIRIHAVLGLFCQFLYLGATITGIGMGVPPGVAALIAALQPLLVALASSRIFGERVGARQSLGLAVGIVGVTLVVVGDMSGADLAWPVYLLPAAGMLALSIGTIGQRILAPKEPIALSMAIQCSFSAAGFMTWSMLAGDAAPPMTVGFGLAVAWTVVLSTFGAYGAYLFVVRRNGPTRASVLLYLTPPTTMVWAWLMFGDAITWVGVGGLAVSAIGVAAYVSGTSTPATNFRSPASAASIVSSSANVTK comes from the coding sequence ATGAAAGCAAATGTCGACGCCGTGGCAGGTACTGCCCTGGTGGTGCTGTGGAGTTCGGGCTTCATCGGAGCCGAGCTCGGCACAGCGCAAGCCCCCGCGCACACGCTGCTGGCCTGGCGCTATGTCGCGGCCGTGGTGCTACTGATCGCCTGGTGCCGATATCGACGGCTGACACCGACCTGGCACGCCATCCGAATTCACGCCGTTCTCGGCCTGTTCTGCCAGTTCCTCTACCTCGGGGCCACCATCACCGGCATCGGGATGGGCGTTCCGCCAGGTGTCGCCGCGCTGATCGCCGCCCTGCAGCCGCTGTTGGTCGCGTTGGCGTCGAGCAGGATATTCGGCGAACGCGTCGGGGCGAGGCAGAGTCTGGGGCTCGCCGTCGGCATCGTCGGGGTAACGCTGGTCGTGGTGGGGGACATGTCCGGTGCGGATCTCGCCTGGCCCGTCTACCTGCTACCGGCCGCCGGGATGCTGGCTCTGTCGATAGGGACGATCGGTCAGCGAATCCTGGCACCGAAGGAGCCGATCGCGCTGTCGATGGCCATCCAATGTTCGTTCAGCGCAGCCGGTTTCATGACCTGGAGCATGCTGGCCGGAGATGCCGCACCGCCGATGACAGTGGGTTTCGGGTTGGCCGTCGCCTGGACCGTGGTGCTGTCGACCTTCGGCGCATACGGCGCGTACCTGTTCGTGGTGCGTCGCAACGGGCCCACCCGCGCCAGTGTGCTGCTCTACCTGACTCCGCCGACGACCATGGTGTGGGCCTGGCTCATGTTCGGCGATGCGATCACCTGGGTTGGAGTGGGCGGGCTGGCGGTCTCGGCAATCGGTGTGGCTGCCTACGTGAGCGGAACTTCGACCCCTGCTACGAACTTTCGCTCACCTGCGAGCGCAGCGAGCATCGTGTCCAGTTCGGCGAACGTGACGAAATAG
- the egtA gene encoding ergothioneine biosynthesis glutamate--cysteine ligase EgtA, producing the protein MSSNEKSLELSTRPAAEAYVSKVCFKLGPPTLIGAELEWLTALDDGTRPSLSLLAAALGDHSPRSIAPESPALTLPGGSMVTVEPGGQVELSSSPYTSVSDLAPMLDADARLLRDMLDGSGIDILAVPADTARAPERLLVLPRYCAMENRFTTIGPYGKLMMCNTAAAQVSVDAGRDRAEVAARWRMLHVIGPAFVAAFARSPELEGAPEGVWASQRMRTWLELDSSRTDSSRTAVPATGDPIADYARWALDVPLLCIQGVDQNWEAPAGTTFAQWLADPGVVGRAPTYGDLDYHLTTLFPQVRACGHLEIRYLDAQPDGQWVVPAAAFEALLSTPELVARATEIGAGTAGRWIDAARVGLGDRDLRSAATELLNLAAEFGGEHADNLSAAARRCHSGEPPSEFDSATREFHTRKESV; encoded by the coding sequence GTGTCGTCGAACGAGAAATCCCTCGAGCTGAGCACACGCCCAGCAGCCGAGGCGTACGTGTCGAAAGTGTGTTTCAAGCTGGGTCCACCGACGCTGATCGGTGCCGAACTCGAGTGGCTCACCGCCCTCGACGACGGAACGCGTCCCAGCCTCTCTTTGCTGGCAGCTGCACTCGGTGACCACTCCCCGCGCAGTATCGCCCCCGAGTCACCCGCCCTGACGTTGCCGGGCGGAAGTATGGTCACCGTCGAACCCGGCGGCCAAGTCGAATTGTCCAGTTCGCCTTATACATCCGTTTCCGATCTCGCACCGATGCTCGACGCCGATGCCCGGTTGTTGCGAGACATGCTCGACGGCTCCGGTATCGACATCCTGGCGGTTCCGGCCGATACCGCGCGTGCTCCGGAACGACTCCTCGTCCTGCCGAGATACTGCGCGATGGAGAACCGATTCACCACCATCGGGCCCTATGGCAAATTGATGATGTGCAACACGGCTGCCGCGCAGGTGAGTGTCGACGCCGGTCGTGATCGAGCCGAGGTTGCGGCGCGTTGGCGAATGCTCCACGTCATCGGCCCGGCCTTCGTGGCGGCCTTCGCCCGATCCCCGGAGCTCGAGGGAGCCCCCGAAGGAGTATGGGCGTCCCAGCGCATGCGGACGTGGCTCGAACTCGATTCCAGTAGAACGGATTCCAGCAGAACCGCGGTTCCCGCTACCGGAGACCCGATTGCCGACTACGCACGGTGGGCTCTCGACGTGCCGCTGCTCTGCATACAGGGCGTCGACCAGAACTGGGAAGCGCCCGCGGGTACGACGTTCGCACAATGGTTGGCCGATCCGGGCGTCGTCGGGCGCGCCCCCACATACGGGGATCTCGACTATCACCTGACCACCCTCTTCCCTCAGGTTCGAGCGTGTGGTCACCTCGAGATCCGTTACCTCGATGCCCAGCCGGACGGGCAGTGGGTGGTTCCTGCGGCGGCGTTCGAGGCGCTGTTGTCGACACCCGAGCTGGTGGCTCGCGCCACCGAGATCGGAGCAGGGACCGCCGGACGTTGGATCGACGCGGCGCGCGTCGGGCTGGGCGACCGCGATCTCCGCTCGGCCGCAACCGAATTGCTGAACCTCGCGGCGGAGTTCGGCGGCGAGCACGCCGACAACCTGTCGGCAGCCGCTCGCCGATGTCACTCCGGCGAGCCCCCGAGCGAATTCGACTCTGCGACGCGGGAATTCCACACTCGAAAGGAATCGGTGTGA
- a CDS encoding 50S ribosomal protein L25/general stress protein Ctc translates to MASKVNNLTAQVRTEFGKGAARRARRDGLVPAVLYGHATDPQHLALDARAFAAVLRNDGTNAVLTLDIAGKSQLALTKSIVVHPIRRSIEHADLLVLKKGERVTVEVNIIVEGDAAPGTLVTTDSTAVEIEADALEIPENFVVSVEEAQIGTQITAADLDLPSGVTLVSDGETLLVNVVEAPSEEDLEADGEGTEPISEEGEAETQEEAESTDEESSDES, encoded by the coding sequence ATGGCATCGAAGGTAAACAATCTCACCGCGCAGGTCCGCACCGAATTCGGCAAGGGCGCAGCTCGCCGTGCACGTCGCGACGGCCTCGTTCCCGCCGTTCTGTACGGACACGCCACCGATCCCCAGCACCTCGCGCTGGACGCTCGCGCGTTCGCGGCTGTGCTGCGTAACGACGGCACCAACGCCGTGCTCACCCTCGACATCGCCGGCAAGTCGCAGCTGGCGCTCACCAAGTCGATCGTCGTGCACCCGATCCGTCGCAGCATCGAGCACGCCGACCTCCTCGTCCTGAAGAAGGGCGAGCGCGTCACCGTCGAGGTCAACATCATCGTCGAGGGCGACGCCGCACCGGGCACCCTCGTCACCACCGACTCGACCGCGGTCGAGATCGAGGCCGACGCACTGGAGATCCCCGAGAACTTCGTCGTCTCCGTCGAAGAGGCTCAGATCGGTACCCAGATCACCGCAGCCGACCTGGACCTTCCGTCCGGCGTCACCCTGGTGTCCGACGGCGAGACGCTCCTCGTCAACGTCGTCGAGGCTCCGTCCGAGGAAGACCTCGAGGCCGACGGCGAAGGCACCGAGCCCATCTCCGAAGAGGGCGAAGCCGAGACTCAGGAAGAAGCAGAGTCCACGGACGAGGAAAGCTCCGACGAGAGCTGA
- the pth gene encoding aminoacyl-tRNA hydrolase, translating to MSVDPEAPALIVGLGNPGPQYEKTRHNVGFMVADALAGRIGGAFSSHKKSNSDIVQARLGRRSVVVAKPRTFMNLSGQPVAALARFFSIDAANIVVVHDELDIDFGALRLKLGGGEGGHNGLRSISQHLSTKDYLRVRVGVGRPPGRMDPASFVLKPFSAAERKDLGVVVEEAADAAELLLSAGLEAAQNRVHPR from the coding sequence GTGAGTGTTGACCCCGAAGCGCCTGCCCTGATCGTCGGGCTCGGCAATCCCGGCCCGCAGTACGAAAAGACCCGCCACAACGTCGGTTTCATGGTCGCCGACGCCTTGGCCGGACGCATCGGCGGGGCGTTCTCCTCGCACAAGAAGTCCAATTCCGACATCGTGCAGGCACGTCTGGGGCGTCGCTCGGTGGTCGTCGCCAAGCCGCGGACGTTCATGAATCTCTCGGGCCAGCCGGTCGCCGCCTTGGCACGGTTCTTCTCCATCGACGCGGCGAACATCGTGGTGGTGCACGACGAGTTGGACATCGACTTCGGTGCTCTACGACTCAAACTCGGCGGCGGCGAAGGTGGCCACAACGGGCTGCGCTCGATCTCGCAGCATCTGAGCACCAAGGACTATCTGCGGGTTCGCGTCGGCGTCGGACGCCCACCCGGACGAATGGATCCTGCGTCGTTCGTCCTCAAGCCGTTCTCGGCCGCCGAACGCAAGGATCTCGGCGTCGTCGTCGAAGAAGCCGCGGACGCCGCCGAACTCCTGCTCTCGGCCGGGCTCGAAGCTGCCCAGAACAGGGTGCACCCACGCTGA
- a CDS encoding aminotransferase class V-fold PLP-dependent enzyme: protein MLDQDRIRSDTPGASGRVFLDSAGSSLPPTVVVDTAVAHLRREAEIGGYRAATERANDLAAVKTSIGTLIGASASSIALSDSATRAWTDFFYSVPLSPGDRILLCEAEYASNAISALHRAEVTGAIVEVIPSDESGRIDVDALATMLDDRVKLVSVVHAPTNGGLINPARAVADLAHRHGALVLLDACQSMGQMRVDVAELDVDALSATGRKWLRGPRGTGFLYLRPGLASTLHPPALDLHSAQWEDTSTYRMADDATRFEFWECDVAARLALGAAVDYLLDLGIDHVEEAVAERAEYLRAGLRKIPGVTVQDLGDRKSGIVSFSVDGEDPVSVRDRLAAEEVTVTVSHRSSTRLDMTGRGLDAVVRASPHYFVTFAELDTMLAALAGERKFVAGVEVPLT, encoded by the coding sequence ATGCTCGATCAGGACCGCATTCGCAGCGACACCCCCGGTGCGTCGGGTCGGGTATTCCTCGACAGCGCCGGCTCCTCGTTGCCGCCGACCGTCGTCGTCGACACCGCCGTTGCGCACCTGCGCCGGGAAGCGGAAATCGGTGGCTATCGGGCCGCAACCGAACGAGCGAACGACCTCGCCGCAGTGAAGACATCGATCGGAACGTTGATCGGGGCTTCGGCGTCGAGCATCGCTCTGAGCGACTCCGCGACGCGTGCCTGGACCGACTTCTTCTACTCGGTGCCGCTCTCCCCCGGTGATCGAATCCTGCTGTGCGAGGCCGAATACGCCAGCAACGCGATCTCCGCCCTCCATCGCGCCGAGGTCACCGGAGCGATCGTCGAGGTGATTCCGAGCGACGAGTCGGGACGAATCGACGTCGACGCGCTGGCAACCATGCTCGACGATCGCGTGAAGCTGGTCTCGGTGGTGCACGCACCCACCAACGGCGGTCTGATCAACCCCGCCCGCGCCGTCGCAGATCTCGCCCACCGACACGGTGCCCTGGTACTGCTCGACGCCTGCCAGTCCATGGGGCAGATGCGCGTCGACGTCGCCGAGCTCGATGTCGACGCTCTGTCCGCCACCGGACGCAAATGGCTTCGTGGCCCGCGCGGAACCGGATTTCTCTACCTGCGTCCAGGATTGGCGTCGACGCTGCATCCACCGGCCCTCGACTTGCACAGCGCTCAATGGGAAGACACGTCCACCTACCGAATGGCCGACGACGCCACGCGATTCGAGTTCTGGGAATGCGACGTCGCGGCCAGGCTCGCACTCGGTGCCGCCGTCGACTACCTACTCGACCTCGGTATCGACCACGTCGAAGAAGCCGTCGCCGAACGTGCCGAATACCTGCGCGCCGGACTCCGAAAAATCCCCGGGGTGACGGTGCAGGATCTGGGCGATCGCAAGAGTGGCATCGTCTCCTTCTCCGTCGACGGTGAGGATCCCGTGTCTGTTCGCGATCGACTCGCCGCCGAGGAAGTGACGGTGACGGTCAGCCACCGCAGCTCGACGCGACTGGACATGACGGGCCGGGGACTCGACGCCGTGGTGCGCGCATCTCCGCACTATTTCGTCACGTTCGCCGAACTGGACACGATGCTCGCTGCGCTCGCAGGTGAGCGAAAGTTCGTAGCAGGGGTCGAAGTTCCGCTCACGTAG
- the egtD gene encoding L-histidine N(alpha)-methyltransferase has protein sequence MSTVEVHLADTALVDELRKDVRDGLTSSPKWLSPKYFYDALGSELFEQITVLPEYYPTRTERALLEEHALDIAEATESTMLIELGSGSSEKTKILLAAGVKHGSLKNYVPQDVSVTALEGAIEQIAQEFPALEVHGIVSDFTDTLHNLPAGHSRTIAFLGGTLGNLIPEEREEFLKAIADALDPGEHLLLGVGLVIDPKVLVPAYDDAAGVTAEFNRNVLSVINSRLRGNFDADAFEHVALWNAEQEWIEMRLRASSPQEVYLADLDLHVHFDAGEDLRTEISAKFRPEGITEELAAAGFDVDHLWTDAESRFALILARKGA, from the coding sequence ATGAGCACTGTCGAGGTACACCTCGCAGACACAGCACTGGTGGACGAATTGCGCAAGGATGTGCGGGACGGGTTGACGTCTTCGCCGAAGTGGCTCTCGCCCAAGTACTTCTACGACGCGTTGGGTAGCGAGTTGTTCGAGCAGATCACCGTGCTGCCGGAGTACTACCCGACCCGCACCGAGCGGGCGCTCCTCGAAGAACATGCCCTCGACATCGCCGAGGCAACCGAATCGACGATGTTGATCGAGTTGGGCTCGGGCTCGTCGGAGAAGACGAAGATTCTGCTCGCTGCAGGGGTCAAACACGGATCACTGAAAAACTATGTGCCGCAAGATGTATCCGTCACGGCGCTCGAGGGAGCCATCGAGCAGATCGCGCAGGAGTTCCCCGCTCTCGAGGTGCACGGCATCGTCAGTGATTTCACCGACACGCTGCACAATCTGCCCGCGGGTCACTCACGCACCATCGCGTTCCTCGGCGGCACCCTGGGCAACCTCATCCCCGAGGAGCGCGAGGAATTTCTGAAGGCCATCGCCGACGCGCTCGATCCCGGCGAACACCTGCTGCTCGGTGTCGGGCTGGTCATCGACCCGAAGGTTCTCGTTCCGGCGTACGACGACGCGGCCGGGGTGACGGCGGAGTTCAATCGAAACGTGTTGTCGGTGATCAATTCTCGCCTGCGCGGAAACTTCGATGCCGACGCGTTCGAGCACGTTGCGCTCTGGAATGCCGAGCAGGAGTGGATCGAGATGCGGCTACGTGCCTCGTCGCCGCAGGAGGTGTATCTCGCCGATCTCGATCTGCACGTGCACTTCGACGCGGGTGAGGATCTGCGCACCGAAATCTCGGCGAAGTTTCGACCGGAAGGCATCACCGAAGAACTCGCCGCCGCGGGATTCGACGTCGACCATCTGTGGACCGATGCAGAATCGCGCTTCGCGCTCATCCTCGCGCGCAAGGGTGCGTAG
- a CDS encoding TetR/AcrR family transcriptional regulator, with product MLDKPLTPAGERILTVASELFYARGIRAVGVDLIAEEAGTTKKTLYDRFGSKDGLVQRYLTRRYGLWCEHVSRYVESLTPGDARILGVYDALDLWMRDNHRGCGFVNAFAEFGGTDSPVLDIIKSEKEWTRSLFARLADDAGYADAEQLGSRLSVLHEGAVVMGTAGGRDDAISVARGVAAELLAALAGARKFVAGVELPRT from the coding sequence ATGCTCGACAAGCCACTCACCCCCGCCGGAGAACGCATTCTCACCGTCGCCAGCGAGCTGTTCTACGCCCGCGGAATTCGTGCCGTCGGCGTCGACCTCATCGCCGAGGAAGCCGGCACCACCAAGAAGACCTTGTACGACCGCTTCGGCTCCAAAGACGGCCTGGTGCAGCGGTACCTCACCCGCCGGTACGGCCTGTGGTGCGAGCACGTGAGTCGGTACGTCGAATCCCTCACGCCGGGAGACGCGCGCATTTTAGGGGTGTACGACGCCCTCGATCTGTGGATGCGCGACAACCATCGCGGCTGCGGGTTCGTCAACGCGTTCGCCGAGTTCGGCGGTACCGACAGCCCGGTACTCGACATCATCAAGTCCGAGAAGGAATGGACCAGATCACTGTTCGCGCGATTGGCCGACGACGCCGGGTACGCCGACGCCGAACAGCTGGGATCGCGGCTGTCCGTACTGCACGAGGGTGCGGTGGTGATGGGAACCGCGGGCGGCCGTGACGATGCGATATCCGTCGCGCGTGGAGTTGCCGCCGAGTTGCTCGCTGCGCTCGCAGGTGCGCGAAAGTTCGTAGCAGGGGTCGAACTTCCGCGCACATGA